The genomic interval TCGCCGCCTTTTTCGACATCTTCGCCGCGCGGAGAAGGGAGGGAAATTCTTTCGGGATCCCACCGATGATCGATTCATGGGAACGATTCTCGATCGTCTTCTTGATTTGATCCCACTGTCGTGACACCGCTTCCGGCGTGTCGGCGGTCGCGTCCCCGAAAACGTGCGGGTGCCGGCGAACCATCTTTTCCGAGATGGAGGTGATCACGTCGGTGATGTTGAACTGCCCGTTTTCGGAAGCGATCTGCGCGTGGAAGAGGATTTGCAGGAGAAGGTCCCCCAGTTCTTCGCACAGCGAATCCGGGTTTCCGCCACGGATCGCGTCGATCACCTCGTGCGTCTCCTCCACGAGATATTGGCGAAGCGTTTCGTGGGTCTGGACGCGGTCCCACTCGCAGCCGCCGCTCGCGCGAAGGCGGGCCATGATCTCGACCAGTTTACGGAATTCGTCCATGAGAGTTTTTTCCCCGGAGTAATGTTAGCATAAATACTTATGACCCGACGGGTTCCCAACCGATCCCGGAGGTCGTGGGCGCGTGGCGCACTCTTCCTCCTTTTCCTGTTTCCTCTCCTTCCCTCCCGGCTTGCCGCGGCGGACCTGTTCCCCGGATATCCGGAAGCCGTTCGCATGCAGGCAGTTCGCGTGGTCGAGGCGGCGGGTCCCGGAAAGGGGGAGGCGCTGGAGCGGGAGGTCCGCGCCCTTCGGCGCGCGATGTTCGATTACGCGATCCTCTCCATGAACGCCGTCCCGGACCGGATCTTCGACCGCGCGGCCCGGGAAGGGTGGAAGCGCCGGTCGTACGAGTCGCTGCGTGCGGTGGCGCGCGTGGCGCCGCTCTCCGTCCCCCTCTGGGCCTGGCTTGCCCGGGAGGACGCGGTGCGGTTCCGGCTCGAGGAGTTTCTCTCCGACGTCAATGGGTTATCTGGAGCGCTTCGCCAGTACGGCCCCGGGCTCCTCGGGTACGTCGTCTGGCTCGTTCTGTTCGCCTCCGCTTCGGCGTGCTGGTTCGCCGTCTGGGCGTCGCTCAATCTCCTCCTGCGGGCGCGCCCCGCGCTGACGTCGGACGTTGCCCGCCTCTTCAAGGGTCTCCCCCGCCCGGAGATCTTCGCCTCCGGGATCGTCCTCGCCGGTTTTGCCGCCCCGATCGCGTTTGGGGTCGGGATCGCCGCCGCCGCGGTCTTCTGGATCGCACTCTCGGCCGCGTACCTTCGCCGCGGCGAGCTCGTGATGGGGGGAACGGCGATCTTGCTGCTGGTCGGCGTCTTCCTTTGCGGCGGCTTCCTCGGAGCGATGCACCCGGTGGCGGGAAAGGCGCGGCAGGGAGGGTGGCTGAGAGGGGAGGGGTACTACTCCCGGGGCGGGTCGGACTCCGAAGATGCCGGGCAGGGCTTGCTGACCGGACCGCAATGGGAGCGCATGTCGCGGTTCGCCCACGCCCGGGCCGAGATGCAGGGGGGAGACCTGCGTGTGGCGGAGTCGCTCTGGACCGGGCTGATCAAAGAGGGAGGGGATCTCGCCGACGCGTACAACAACCGCGGGATCGTTCGGGTCCGTCTCGGCAAGGCGGTGGAAGGGTTGGCCGATTTCGAGGCCGCGGCGGAGCTCCGCCCGGCTGGAGGTCGGGCCCAATGGAACGCCTACCAGCTGTACCTGCAGGAGTTCCGTCTGGAGCGGGCTTCCTGGATCCAGCCGGCCGCCTGGGCCGGAATCCGCAGCCTCGTCCCCTTCGACTACCGCGCAGAGGAGATGACCCACGGCGAGCTGGTCGCTTCGCCGCTGCGGGTCGGCGACGTGTGGAGGAACCTGTTCACCGTGCGGGAAGAGGGACTTCGCGAGGCCCGTAGGAGCGCGTTCCTCGACCTGTTCTTCCGGCCCGTTCCCGGGAAATGGGTCCTGGCGTTTCTGGCGGCGGGGGGGATCTGGGCGTTGCTGTGGAAACTTCTCTCCCGGAAGATCTGGATGAGCAGCGTCTGCCGTTCGTGCGGCGCCAGCACGCTGGTCGTCGGGAGCCGCGAAGCCACCGACATCTGCAACGCGTGCCGAGCGCAGGTCGGCAAGGGGATCCGCGGCGGGGAGGAGCGCGAGCGGAGAGGGTTGAGCATTTTGCTGCACCGCCGGTATGTCCGCGCCTGCTCCGTCCTGTTCCCGGGGGCGGGAGCCCTCTGGGCGGGGAAGGAGTTACGGACCATGCTGTACGGCGTCCTCCTCTCTCTTTCCGCCGGCCTGTTCACCGTCTCGTGGGGCGCCGGCAGGCTGGCCGGCGGGCTGATCGGCGACATGCAGACCGATATCTGGAGAGCGGCGCTGGGGGCGGTCGCGGTTCTCTGGCTGTTCGGGGCCGCCTGGGGATGGCGCTCGTTCGAGACCCTCCAGCTGGTTCACAACGTCGCCGGGGAAAGGCTGTAGCGGTGCAGGGGAAGATCGCCGACTTCAGCATCCCGGATATCTTCCAGCTCGTCTCCTCCCAGGGGAAGAGCGGTTCCCTCGCCATCTCCGGGGACGATCGCGTGACGATCTTTCTCTTCTCCGGGGGAAGGATCGTCGACGTCCAGCCGGACCGCCGGGAATCGAAATCCCTCCTCGGCACGATGCTCCGGGACGCGGGGTACCTGACGGACTCCGAGCTGAAGCGGTTCCTCTCTACCCAGGGGACGGGCGGGAAGAAGATCGGCGAGATCCTGGTCGAGAAGGGGAAGGTCTCGAAGGAGGTCCTCGCCCGGTACCTCGTCCTGCAGGTCAAGGAGTGCCTCTTCGACGTTCTCACGCTCCGCGAGGGAGAGTATCGGTTCGAGGGGTTCGCCGTACGTCCCGTCGCGTGGGGAGGGGAGCCGATTCGCCCGGATGTTCTTATGATGGAGGGGATGCAATACCTCGATGAATATCCACGATTTCGCGGGATATTTCCCCTCGGCGATTTTCGGGTGGCGCGGAAGAGGGGGGAGCGCGTCGACCCGTACGTCTTCTCCGAGGGGGAAAGGGTTTTGTGGAAGGCCCTCGACTTCTCCGAGGACCCCGAGCGCGTCTACCGGAAGGCGTGCCTCACGGGCTTCGAGGGGATCAAGGCGCTGGCCGCTCTCCTCCAGCGGGGGCTGATCGAGGTCTCCGCGACGGAGCCCGGGGACAGTGTCGATCCCGGCCGGCGCCTGCGCGACGAGATCGCGTTCCGGCGACGGTTCGACGCGATCCGGATGGCGCTGTGGGGTGCGGCGGTGGCGGCGGCGGCCGTGTGGGTCTACCGGGGGCTCCTCTCCCAGGGGGCGTTCCGGACCTTCACGGCGTGGGTCGACTTCTTCTGATGCGGGAGGCGAGCGCGGTGAACGATGCGAGGGAAGAGACGATCCGGTTCGAGGACGCCTCCGTCCTGCGGGACCTCTTCGGAGTGAACGACGCCCACCTGAGGGCCCTCGAACGGGCGCTGGGCGTGACGATCCGGCCCGACGGCAACGAGGCGCGCGTCGCGGGGGACGCGATCCCGGCGGAGCTTGCGGGAAAGGTCCTGTCCGGTCTGTACCGGGTGCTTCGCCGCGGCATCCCGGTCACCGGAAACGACGTCGAGGCGGCGATCCGCATCGTCTCCGCCGACAGGAACGCCGACGTCTCGGTGGTGTTCGAGGACGTGGTGTTCAAGTCGTCGCGGAACCGGACGATCACCCCCAAGAGCGTCGCCCAGAAGCGGTACCTCGACGCCATCCGGGAGTTCGACATCGTCTTCGGCGTGGGCCCCGCCGGGACGGGGAAAACGTTCCTTGCGATGGCGATGGCGGTCGGGTACCTCCTGCGCAAGGAGGTGAAGCGGATCGTCCTGGTGCGGCCCGCGGTCGAGGCGGGGGAGCGACTCGGCTTCCTCCCCGGGGACATGGCGGAAAAGGTGAATCCATACCTGCGCCCCCTGCACGACGCGCTGTACACCATGCTCGAGTTCGAACAGGCGGCGAAGCTCATGGAGCGGGGGACGATCGAGGTGGCGCCGCTGGCCTTCATGCGGGGCCGGACCCTGAACGACTCCTTCGTCATCCTCGACGAGGCGCAGAACACGACCTCCGAGCAGATGAAGATGTTCCTCACCCGGATCGGCTTCGGTTCCAGGGCGGTGATCACGGGGGACATCACGCAGACGGATCTTCCGTCGGGAAAGGTTTCGGGGCTGAACGAGGCGATCGCCATCCTCGAGGGGGTGGCGGGGATCCGGTTCTGCCGGTTCACCGACATCGACGTGGTGCGGCACCCCATCGTCCAGGAGATCATCAAGGCGTATGAGCGGTTCGAAAAGCGTGACCAGGAACGGTAGCCGCCCGCCGGAGAACGGGGCGTCGCCGCGGGGCCGCTACTGGCGGCCCCTCGCGCTGAGCCTCGGGTCGGCCGCCGTCTTCGCGGTCCTCTTCTACCTCTGGGGACGGGAACTCTTCCCGAGGGCGGCGGGGCGATGGGGGGGAACCTTCCCCTTCGTCGGCGCGGTCACGCTTACGCTGGCCGTGGCCCTCTTTCTCTCGGAATGGTTCGGGTTCGCAGGGCGCGAGGTCCGAAAGGTCCGGCTGGCGGCGCGGGACTTCCTCTTCCTCTGCTCCCTCGCCCTCCTCCTGTTCTTCGCGGCGAAGGCGGTGATCGACCTGCTGGCCGAGATCCCGACGCTCGGGCGCGGCGTCCCGACGCGGGTGTTCGCCTACCTGATTCCTCTCCCCGCCTTCGCGATGGTGGTCCGTGTCCTCATCAACTCCGAGACGTCGATCCTCTTCACGGTCGCCGCGTCGGTCCTCTCGGCCGCCGCCGTCTCGGGGAGCTGGCCCGCGCTGCTCTTCCTCCTCCTGTCCGGGACCGCGGGCGCCGCGCGCGCGCGCCGGGTGCCGGACAGGTACCGGATGCTGATGGTCGGCGTGCAGACCGCCCCCGTGTGCGCTTTCGCGGCGGCGGCCCTCGAGTTCTCCTTCCACGGCGGCGGGGGAGTGTTGTGGGCGGGAATCTGCGGCGCCGTCAACGGCCTCCTGTCCGGCCCGATCGCCCTCGCGGTCATGCCGGTGGCGGAGTCCGCCTTCGGCTACGCGAGCGACATCCGCCTGATGGAGCTGTCCGGCCCCGGTCACCCGCTCCTCTCCCGCCTGATGATGGAGACGCCCGGGACGTTCCATCACAGCGTGGTGGTCGGGACGCTGGCGGAGGCCGGCGCGCTCGCCATCGGCGCCAACCCGGTTCTTTGCCGCGTCGCCGCCCTCTATCACGACATCGGAAAACTCGGGAAGGCCCAATACTTTTCCGAGAACCAGGCGGGCGCGGCGAACGTTCACGACGCCATGTCTCCCGAGCTTTCCTGCGCGGTGATCCTGTCCCACGTGAAGGAAGGGGTCCGCATGGCGGGGGAGTTCCGGCTGGGGGACCGGATCACGGAGATCATCGCGCAGCACCACGGGACGAGCCTGCTGTACTGCTTCCTCGACAAGGCGAGGCCGATGATCCGGGACCGGAAGGCGTCGGAGGAGATGTTCCGCTACCCGGGGCCGAAGCCGAAGACGCGCGAGGCGGCGATCATCATGCTGGCCGACGCGGCCGAGGCGGCGGTGGCGAGCCTTGACCGCCCCGCACCGCAGGAGGTGGACGAGACCGTCACGGGGATCGTCAACCGGGTCTACCTCGACGGTCAGCTGAACGAGTGCGACATGACGCTGCGCGACCTGCACGCCGTCGGCCGCGCCATCAGCCAGGTCCTCGCCGCCATCGCCCACGGCCGCGTGGACTACCCGGAAGCGGGGAAGGGAGGCATCGGATGAGGCTTGCACCCTGTGATGCTGGCTTGTGGGTTGTGGGCGTGGGACACTCCTTCCCTCCACCCGGGGTTGAACCAGGAATGTCCCCCGAAAGCGCCTGCACCTCAAAGGACCTCTCTCTTGCCGTACCATACGCAGCAATAATCCCTCTGTGGCCTGTGTCGCGAGCGTGATGAAGAGCGACCGATACAGGGTCAGTCTTCGCCAGGACCTTCGTCCCGCGCCGTTTCCGGGGCGGCGGCTGAAGGCGTATGCCCGCGCGGCGCTCGCTCTCCTTTCGGCGAACGGGGCCGACGTGCGGGTCCGGGTGGTTGGGGACGCCGCGATCGCGCGCTGGAACCGGGAATTTCTCGGCCGGGACCGCCCCACGAACGTCCTCTCCTTTCCGGAGGCGGACGGCATCCCTGCGAGCGGCACGCGCGTGGCGGGGGACATCGTCGTTTCCGCGCCCACCTGCCTTTCGGAGACCGGGGGATGGAAGGAGGCGCCGGAGGCGCGCGTTTTCTTCTTCGTCCTCCACGGCATCCTCCACCTCGCGGGGTACGACCACGAGGGCGGG from Deltaproteobacteria bacterium carries:
- the mazG gene encoding nucleoside triphosphate pyrophosphohydrolase encodes the protein MDEFRKLVEIMARLRASGGCEWDRVQTHETLRQYLVEETHEVIDAIRGGNPDSLCEELGDLLLQILFHAQIASENGQFNITDVITSISEKMVRRHPHVFGDATADTPEAVSRQWDQIKKTIENRSHESIIGGIPKEFPSLLRAAKMSKKAARAGFDWERMEQVMEKVEEELSELKEAMAEGDPAHTEHELGDVLFSLVNLARFLGLNAEVAMVSVNERFERRFQEMEKIAAETGCSIENSDMPTLDRLWEMAKKSTA
- a CDS encoding DUF4388 domain-containing protein, which codes for MQGKIADFSIPDIFQLVSSQGKSGSLAISGDDRVTIFLFSGGRIVDVQPDRRESKSLLGTMLRDAGYLTDSELKRFLSTQGTGGKKIGEILVEKGKVSKEVLARYLVLQVKECLFDVLTLREGEYRFEGFAVRPVAWGGEPIRPDVLMMEGMQYLDEYPRFRGIFPLGDFRVARKRGERVDPYVFSEGERVLWKALDFSEDPERVYRKACLTGFEGIKALAALLQRGLIEVSATEPGDSVDPGRRLRDEIAFRRRFDAIRMALWGAAVAAAAVWVYRGLLSQGAFRTFTAWVDFF
- a CDS encoding PhoH family protein, whose amino-acid sequence is MGRLLLMREASAVNDAREETIRFEDASVLRDLFGVNDAHLRALERALGVTIRPDGNEARVAGDAIPAELAGKVLSGLYRVLRRGIPVTGNDVEAAIRIVSADRNADVSVVFEDVVFKSSRNRTITPKSVAQKRYLDAIREFDIVFGVGPAGTGKTFLAMAMAVGYLLRKEVKRIVLVRPAVEAGERLGFLPGDMAEKVNPYLRPLHDALYTMLEFEQAAKLMERGTIEVAPLAFMRGRTLNDSFVILDEAQNTTSEQMKMFLTRIGFGSRAVITGDITQTDLPSGKVSGLNEAIAILEGVAGIRFCRFTDIDVVRHPIVQEIIKAYERFEKRDQER
- a CDS encoding HDIG domain-containing protein, encoding MSGSKSVTRNGSRPPENGASPRGRYWRPLALSLGSAAVFAVLFYLWGRELFPRAAGRWGGTFPFVGAVTLTLAVALFLSEWFGFAGREVRKVRLAARDFLFLCSLALLLFFAAKAVIDLLAEIPTLGRGVPTRVFAYLIPLPAFAMVVRVLINSETSILFTVAASVLSAAAVSGSWPALLFLLLSGTAGAARARRVPDRYRMLMVGVQTAPVCAFAAAALEFSFHGGGGVLWAGICGAVNGLLSGPIALAVMPVAESAFGYASDIRLMELSGPGHPLLSRLMMETPGTFHHSVVVGTLAEAGALAIGANPVLCRVAALYHDIGKLGKAQYFSENQAGAANVHDAMSPELSCAVILSHVKEGVRMAGEFRLGDRITEIIAQHHGTSLLYCFLDKARPMIRDRKASEEMFRYPGPKPKTREAAIIMLADAAEAAVASLDRPAPQEVDETVTGIVNRVYLDGQLNECDMTLRDLHAVGRAISQVLAAIAHGRVDYPEAGKGGIG
- the ybeY gene encoding rRNA maturation RNase YbeY — translated: MKSDRYRVSLRQDLRPAPFPGRRLKAYARAALALLSANGADVRVRVVGDAAIARWNREFLGRDRPTNVLSFPEADGIPASGTRVAGDIVVSAPTCLSETGGWKEAPEARVFFFVLHGILHLAGYDHEGGGAQARRMRRKELALYRRVLDEEGRGRTR